The proteins below are encoded in one region of Centropristis striata isolate RG_2023a ecotype Rhode Island chromosome 12, C.striata_1.0, whole genome shotgun sequence:
- the atp5po gene encoding ATP synthase subunit O, mitochondrial, with amino-acid sequence MAAHMLGQQARQFSTSVLRQKLVKPPIQVYGVEGRYATALFSAASKQNKLDQVEQELGKVSAMIKDPKVSSIVMNPHVKRSIKQKTFSDGLTKAKVSPITINLINVLSDNGRLTITGDVITAFGKMMSAHRGEVICSVTTAQPLDEANLANLKVALNGFLQKGETIKLETKSDPAILGGMIVSIGDKYVDMSTKTKIQKLTKIIRET; translated from the exons ATGGCAGCACACATGCTAGGACAGCAG gCCCGCCAGTTCAGCACGTCTGTGCTCAGGCAAAAACTGGTCAAG CCTCCCATCCAGGTCTATGGGGTGGAGGGCCGCTATGCCACTGCCCTGTTCTCAGCTGCCAGTAAGCAGAACAAACTGGACCAAGTGGAGCAGGAGCTGGGAAAAGTGTCC GCCATGATCAAGGACCCCAAAGTTTCCAGCATTGTAATGAATCCTCATGTTAAACGCAGCATCAAGCAGAAGACTTTCAGTGACGGTCTTACAAAGGCCAAGGTTTCACCCATCACTATCAACCTCATCA atgTTTTGTCTGACAATGGTCGTCTTACAAtaactggtgatgtcatcactgCTTTTGGCAAGATGATGAGCGCACATCGTGGAGAGGTCATCTGCTCCGTGACCACTGCTCAG CCTTTGGATGAAGCTAATCTCGCTAACCTGAAAGTGGCTCTCAATGGCTTCCTTCAGAAGGGTGAAACCATCAAGCTGGAAACAAAG TCGGATCCTGCAATCCTGGGTGGCATGATTGTCAGTATTGGAGACAAGTATGTGGACATGTCCACCAAAACAAAGATTCAGAAGCTGACCAAGATCATCAGGGAAACTTAA
- the si:ch1073-44g3.1 gene encoding UPF0461 protein C5orf24 homolog: protein MMHQVTSSNSDYCMSGLAEDCHPASHFDLCSTQSNKFYASPATTGLQLSLASLAPLQQGAHKAMVCQMQDTQNDFQPQTVRIRGSEAAGSDGSKKKKGIVKSGRRGRPSGTTKSAGYRTSTGRPLGTTRAAGFKTSPGRPLGTTKAAGYKVSPGRPPGSIKSLARLKKLDFSNCSIPKKLDFTSCDVPPFPYAMMEKRPLCEPSGKVDETSEMKTSSTAFSPVLEKNI from the coding sequence ATGATGCATCAAGTGACCAGCAGCAACAGTGACTATTGTATGAGTGGACTGGCAGAGGACTGTCATCCAGCCAGCCACTTTGATTTATGTAGCACACAATCAAACAAATTCTACGCCTCTCCAGCAACCACTGGCTTGCAGCTGTCCCTCGCCAGCCTAGCCCCTTTGCAACAGGGCGCGCACAAAGCCATGGTATGTCAAATGCAAGACACCCAGAACGACTTCCAGCCTCAGACAGTGAGAATCAGGGGCAGTGAGGCTGCAGGGTCTGATGGCTCTAAGAAGAAGAAGGGCATAGTGAAGTCAGGGCGGAGAGGAAGGCCGTCAGGGACCACAAAGTCAGCCGGTTACCGTACAAGTACTGGACGTCCACTTGGGACAACAAGAGCAGCGGGATTCAAAACCAGCCCAGGGAGGCCTCTTGGTACCACCAAAGCAGCAGGATACAAGGTCAGCCCCGGCAGGCCCCCCGGCAGCATCAAGAGTCTAGCTCGGCTCAAGAAACTTGACTTTAGCAACTGCAGTATTCCCAAGAAACTGGACTTCACAAGCTGTGATGTTCCACCTTTTCCATACGCCATGATGGAGAAAAGACCCCTCTGTGAGCCCAGTGGAAAAGTGGATGAAACCAGTGAAATGAAAACCAGTTCTACAGCTTTCTCTCCAGtgcttgaaaaaaacatttga
- the LOC131981661 gene encoding serine/threonine-protein phosphatase 2A catalytic subunit alpha isoform-like, with protein MDDKSFTKELDGWIEQLNECKQLSENQVKVLCEKAKEILTKESNVQEVRCPVTVCGDVHGQFHDLMELFKIGGKSPDTNYLFMGDYVDRGYYSVETVTLLVSLKVRFRERITILRGNHESRQITQVYGFYDECLRKYGNANVWKYFTDLFDYLPLTALVDNQIFCLHGGLSPSIDTLEHIRALDRLQEVPHEGPMCDLLWSDPDDRGGWGISPRGAGYTFGQDISETFNHANGLTLVSRAHQLVMEGYNWCHDRNVVTIFSAPNYCYRCGNQAAIMELDDTLKYSFLQFDPAPRRGEPHVTRRTPDYFL; from the exons ATGGACGACAAGTCTTTCACCAAGGAGTTGGACGGATGGATTGAACAACTGAACGAGTGCAAACAGCTGAGTGAGAACCAGGTCAAAGTCCTATGTGAAAAG GCCAAGGAGATCCTTACGAAGGAGTCCAACGTGCAGGAGGTGAGATGTCCAGTGACAGTCTGCGGAGATGTCCATGGTCAGTTTCATGACCTAATGGAGCTGTTTAAGATCGGGGGCAAGTCTCCAGACACTAATTATCTCTTCATGGGAGATTATGTTGACAGAGGCTACTATTCTGTGGAGACAGTTACTCTCCTGGTTTCTCTAAAG GTAAGGTTCCGTGAACGAATCACAATTCTCAGAGGGAACCATGAGAGCAGACAGATCACACAGGTTTACGGCTTCTACGACGAGTGCTTAAGAAAATATGGGAATGCTAATGTTTGGAAGTACTTCACAGATCTGTTTGACTATCTGCCCCTTACTGCGCTGGTAGATAACCAG ATCTTCTGCCTCCATGGAGGATTGTCCCCTTCAATAGACACACTGGAACACATCAGAGCGCTGGATCGCCTGCAGGAGGTTCCTCATGAG GGTCCAATGTGTGACTTGTTATGGTCAGACCCAGATGACCGTGGTGGCTGGGGCATCTCACCCCGTGGTGCTGGTTACACCTTCGGGCAAGACATTTCCGAGACCTTCAACCATGCAAACGGCCTAACTTTGGTTTCGAGAGCCCACCAGCTGGTGATGGAG GGTTATAATTGGTGCCACGACCGCAATGTAGTGACGATCTTCAGTGCACCAAACTATTGTTACCGCTGTggaaaccaggcggcaatcatGGAACTTGATGACACATTGAAATACTCCTT CCTACAGTTTGACCCTGCACCACGCAGAGGGGAGCCTCATGTGACGCGGCGTACACCAGACTATTTCCTGTAA